ACCACTTATTTTAATGAGTGGCATACACCAGAAAACGGTGTTTATTTAGCTGGTTCCACGTATGCAAAGGGATGGGCAAGTTTCATTGATGGGGCGATCGAAAGTGGGCTTACTGTGAGTAGAAAGGTTCATAAACAGTTAACTGGAGAGAAAGCATTTTCGAATCACTCACATGTGAACCAGTAAGCTAATCTACTATGGAGTGTCCCTTGTTATGGGACACTTTTCTTAGCATTGCGGATCTCCTGTTCGTGAAAACTTTTAGCCGGACACACGTTCCGTTATTTTATCCAAAATGCCGGTTTCCGGTGTACAACCGGACTCACTTTTACTATTACTCAATCATTTAACAGTGTATGGAGGGATTGTTCATGAAAAGCACAATTAGGAATAAAGAAATGAGCCCCGAAGACGCAATATCACTCCTTGCCGAAAGTGACACATTACTAGTGGGGGGATTTGGTCTTTGTGGTACACCCTTTACACTAATTGATGCCATTGCTCGTCAAACAAAGGCCACCAATTTGACAGTCATCAGCAACAATTTGGGTGAATCTGGAAAAGGACTTGGCAAGCTTCTCCAAACAGGTCACTTAAAGAAAGCGGTAGGATCCTATTTTACGTCCAATCGAGATGCCGTCAAAGCATGGAAAAATGGTGAGCTTGAAATTGAATTGATTCCTCAGGGAACACTCGCAGAAGCCATTCGAGCAGGTGGTGCAGGCATTGCTGGATTTTACATTAAAACAGCAGTTGGTACACAGCTTGCTGAGGGAAAAGAAGAAAAGGTTTTTAATGGGGAACGGTACATTTTAATAGAAGGAATTCGTGCGAGAGTGGCACTTATTAGAGCATGGAAAGCCGATACTCTTGGTAATTTAATATATTCGAAGTCTGCAAGAAATTTTAATCCAATGATGGCAACTGCTGCTGATTTAGTCATTGCTGAAGTAGATGAAATTGTCCCGGCGGGTGAATTTAATCCGGAATTAGTGGTGACACCACATAACTATGTCGATGTTTTAGTAACGAGCAGATATGAAAAATTGGGTGGTGTGTACGTTGAAAGAAATGGATCAGAATAAAATTCGGATTGCCAAACGAATTGCTCAAGAATTGGAAAGCGGAATGGTAGTCAACCTAGGGGTTGGGATACCGACGTTAATACCTGATTTTTTGAGAGATGATCAAGGAGTGTTTTTACAATCAGAAAACGGAATGCTTGGAATGGGTCCAACGCCTCCGGAGGATGAGATTGATATGGACTGTATTAGTGCTAGTAAACTCCCTGTGACATTGGAGGACGGGGCTTCTATTTTCTCGAGTGCTGATTCATTCGTCATGATTCGAGGCGGTCATATTGATGTAGCTGTACTTGGTGCCCTTCAGGTAAGTGAAAAAGGAGAGATAGCGAACTGGGCCGTACCAGGTAAAGATATTTTGGGTGTAGGTGGGGCGATGGATTTAGTACCAGGAGCTAAGAAAATCATAGTCGCTATAACTCATGTTACAAAAGATGGACTCCCCAAACTTGTTCATGAATTAACCTATCCTACCAGTGGAATAAGGTGTGCCGAGTTAATTGTTACAGAGAAAGGTGTTTTTTCAGTAAAGGATGGCATTTTATTATTGGAAGAAATTGCGGAAGGTACCTCGATTGAGGAAATTAGGGAGTCGACTGAAGCTACGTTCCGTGTCGCAGAACACTTAAAGCAAATGCCAGTTTAATAAAGTCAGAGAATAGGAGGTAAAAGGGAATGGATTTTAGATTTTCAGAAGAAATTGAAATGCTTCGTCAGGGAGTAAGAGATTTTGTTGAACATGAAGTCGAGAAGGTTGCAATGGAAATTGAGGAAAACGATGAAATCCCGGAACGCATTGTGCAAATGTCAAAAGAGTTAGGGTTATTTGGTTTAGGCATACCGGAAGAGTACGGTGGTCTGGGACTCGATATGGTTGGAAAATGTGCCATCTATGAGGAATTAGGTAAGACACATAACGGCTATACGACTCTAATCGGTGCACATACTGGTATCGGATCGGTTGGGATTGTCGAGCTTGGAACAGAGGAACAAAAGAAAAAGTACTTACCGAAAATGGCCAGTGGCGATTGGATTGGTGCGTTTGCCTTAACGGAGCCAAGTGCGGGCTCTAATGCGGCAAATTTGAAAACGAAAGCCGTTAAAAAGGGTGATAAATATATTATTAACGGTTCAAAGCACTATATTACGAATGCTGTGGTAGGGAATGTATTCACGGTTATGGCTGTGACGGATCCGGAGAAAGGTCCAAAGGGGATTACCTCCTTTATTGTAGAAAAAGATTTCCCTGGTTTTCAACTAGGCTCAGTTGAAAGGAAAATGGGATTGCGTGGGTCTCATTCGGCGGAACTATTTTTTGAAGACCTGGAAGTCCCTGCAGAAAATGTATTAGGAGAAGAAGGAAAGGGTTATGTAAATGCACTGAAAATTTTAGCAAACGGTCGTGCAGGTTTAGCAGCTCGAAATTTAGGTTCATGTGAAAAACTTTTGGATATGAGTATGGAATTTGCCATGCAACGTGAGCAGTTTGGAAAACCCATTTATGAACAACAAGCAGTTCAACATATGTTAGCAGATATGGCCACTGAAATAGAGGTTCTACGCTCCATTACGTATAGAGTTGCCTGGATGAGTGACCAGAAAATGAGAGTTGTGAAAGAAGCAGCTATTGCTAAGTTGTATGGCTCTGAAGTATATAACCGAGTAGCTGATTTAGCCGTACAAATCCATGGAGGCATTGGGTATATGAGAGATTATCCAATTGAAAGATATTATCGAGATGCGCGAATTACGAAAATTTATGAAGGAACAAGCCAAATACAAAAAAATATCATTGCGAACGAATTGAAACGGGAACGCAGGTAGGAGGTGTCAGAATGAAGAACGTAGTGATTGTAGACGGTGTAAGAACAGCCATCGGACGTATGGGTGGAGCACTAAAGGATGTAGAAGTGGACATTTTGTCTGAAGTCGTTATGAGAGAGGTCTTAGAAAGGACTGGGATTGAAGGGCATGAGGTTGACCATGTGATATGGGGTCACGCCAAGCAAAGCTCTGATCATCCTAATCTAGCAAGATTGGCTGCATTACGTGCTGAGATCCCAGTGGAGGTTCCTGGTTATACCGTACACAGACAATGTGCATCAGGACTACAGGCGATATTAAATGCTGTTCAAGAAATTATGTGCGGGAACGCTGAGATAATACTAGCTGGTGGGGCGGAGAGTATGAGTACAGCGCCATATTATTTAAGGCATGCTAGATATGGATTTGGTGCTGGGAACGGAGAAATACTTGATCCTAATACAGAGAGCCAACCCAGAGCTCAACCAATCGAAGTGTACGGCAATTTAACAATGGGGCTCACAGCTGAAAACCTAGCTGACAAGTATAAGATTAGTCGAACGGAACAAGATGAGTTTGCCTTATTAAGCCAAGAAAAGGCTGCTGCAGCCATCTCTAATGGTCTATTTAAAGAAGAGATTGTTCCTGTAAAAGTAAAACAGAGAAGGGAATCCGTAATCTTTGACCAAGATGAGCACCCTAGAAAAACCTCTTTAGAAAAACTTAACCAGTTAAAAGCTGTATTTAAGGACGGTGGTTCCGTAACAGCTGGAAACGCGAGCGGTCGAAATGATGGAGCTTCAGCTATACTGGTTATGTCTGAGGAAGAAGCATTAAAACGTGGGTTGAAACCACGTTTAAGATTTGTCTCTCAGGGAGCGGCAGGAGTTTCTCCTGACATTATGGGAATTGGCCCTGTGCCATCCACCGTTAAAGCATTAAAACAAGCAGGTTTATCCATCAATGATATAGATCTCATAGAATTAAACGAAGCCTTTGCAGCTCAAGCTTTGGCAGTCATTAAAGAATTGAAAATAAATATAGAACGATTGAATGTCAATGGTGGTGCAATTGCACTTGGACATCCCATTGGAGGAACAGGGGCCATATTAATGACAAAACTCATGCATGAGATGGAGCGTAGAGGTAGCCGATACGGACTCGTCACTTTATGTATTGGTGGTGGCCAAGGACTCTCGGCAATTGTCGAAAATGCAAGGCTGTAGAAGGAGGAGGAATCCGATGAAGAAACCGAAAATTCTTCAAATTCTATCCATGTATCATAAAGAGGGAGAACGGATTTTAGCAGAAGGTGCGGATATAAGGAAAACGAATGAAACAGACCCCGAGAAACTGGCTAAAATGGTAGGAGATGTGGATGGAATTGTTCTTCGTGCTCCTGCTCGGGTAACAAAGGAAATCATAGATGCTGCTCCTTCCTTAAAGGTCATTTCGGGTGCGGGCGTTGGACTCGATAACATTGATGTAAAATATGCTACACAAAAAAGCGTGATGGTCCTACATGCTCCTTCTGTTAACCGGGTTTCTACAGCTGAGCATGCTGTCATGCTTATCATGGCGCTCAGTAAATCTCTTGTTCCATTTCATCAAGCCATGACACAAGGAAACTATGACTCTAGGATGTCACTAGAGTCTCATGAATTAAAAGGTAAACGAGTTGGAATTGTAGGCTTCGGAAGCATTGCAAAAGAGGTAACAAAGAGGTTAAAGTACGGATTTGAAATGGACGTAACGGTTTGGGTTAGACAATTCAATGAAACTAAGCATGGATTAGCACGTGAACTAGGTGTTGATATCACAACAGACATAGACCATTTATTTAAAACATCAGATTTTATATCCCTCCATATACCTTATTCTCACGAAACAAAACGCTTCATTCATAAACATCACTTTCAGCTTATGAAAAAAACAGCCTACCTGATTAATACGGCTCGTGGCGCGATTATCAATCATACTGATTTATTCGAGGCACTAGAGACGGGGCGAATTGCTGGTGCGGGACTTGATGTCTTTGACCCTGAACCGCCACCCAAAGATTCTCCTCTATTGACTTTACCCAACGTAATTTTGACTCCGCATGTTGGCGGGACCACCGTTGAAAGTAATTACCTAACCTCTACGACTGTTGCTAAAAATGTATTAAAAACATTAGCGGGTGAGAAGCCAGATTATATTGGGAATCCAGAAGTATTAGGCAAAATGGAGGAATCAAATGATGAGAAAGTATAAAATCGCACTTATCCCGGGGGATGGAATTGGTGTGGATGTTCTTCGGGAAGGGACAAAAGTGATGGATACCATTTGTTCTCTTGGTGGTGGAGTATCCATTGAATATAAGGAATTCGACTGGAGCTGTGAATATTACCTAAAGCACGGAAGAATGATGCCAGAGGATGGACTTGAGAGATTAAAAGACTTTGATTCTATCTATTTAGGTGCCGTAGGATATCCTGGGGTACCTGACCATGTTTCATTATGGGGGCTATTGCTACCTATAAGGCGCCACTTCCAGCAATACATAAATATTAGGCCAGTAAAATTACTGAGAGGAATAACGTCGCCACTTGCCAATCGAGGCCCGAATGACCTTAATTTCATGGTAATCCGCGAAAATAACGAGGGTGAATATTCCAATATAGGTGGCAGGATGTATGAAAATACTCCAATGGATATGGCCATTCAAAATAGTGTTTTTACCAAACATGGGGTGGAACGAGTGTTGCGGTACGCGTTTCAGTTGACACAAGAAATGGGGAAGCGTCATCGATTAACAGCAGCAACGAAGTCAAATGGAATTAACCATACGATGCCTTTTTGGGATGAATACGTTCAAAAAATAAATAAGGAGTATCCTGATATTCAAACAGATATTGTCCATATTGATGCCTTATGTGCTTATTTTGTTTCAAAGCCAGATTCCTTTGATGTCGTTGTAGCATCTAATTTGTTTGGTGATATCTTAACAGATTTAGGAGCAGCGATTGTGGGAGGCATGGGAATCGCACCTTCCGCTAATATCAA
This DNA window, taken from Bacillus carboniphilus, encodes the following:
- a CDS encoding CoA transferase subunit A, with product MKSTIRNKEMSPEDAISLLAESDTLLVGGFGLCGTPFTLIDAIARQTKATNLTVISNNLGESGKGLGKLLQTGHLKKAVGSYFTSNRDAVKAWKNGELEIELIPQGTLAEAIRAGGAGIAGFYIKTAVGTQLAEGKEEKVFNGERYILIEGIRARVALIRAWKADTLGNLIYSKSARNFNPMMATAADLVIAEVDEIVPAGEFNPELVVTPHNYVDVLVTSRYEKLGGVYVERNGSE
- a CDS encoding 3-oxoacid CoA-transferase subunit B encodes the protein MDQNKIRIAKRIAQELESGMVVNLGVGIPTLIPDFLRDDQGVFLQSENGMLGMGPTPPEDEIDMDCISASKLPVTLEDGASIFSSADSFVMIRGGHIDVAVLGALQVSEKGEIANWAVPGKDILGVGGAMDLVPGAKKIIVAITHVTKDGLPKLVHELTYPTSGIRCAELIVTEKGVFSVKDGILLLEEIAEGTSIEEIRESTEATFRVAEHLKQMPV
- a CDS encoding acyl-CoA dehydrogenase family protein; the encoded protein is MDFRFSEEIEMLRQGVRDFVEHEVEKVAMEIEENDEIPERIVQMSKELGLFGLGIPEEYGGLGLDMVGKCAIYEELGKTHNGYTTLIGAHTGIGSVGIVELGTEEQKKKYLPKMASGDWIGAFALTEPSAGSNAANLKTKAVKKGDKYIINGSKHYITNAVVGNVFTVMAVTDPEKGPKGITSFIVEKDFPGFQLGSVERKMGLRGSHSAELFFEDLEVPAENVLGEEGKGYVNALKILANGRAGLAARNLGSCEKLLDMSMEFAMQREQFGKPIYEQQAVQHMLADMATEIEVLRSITYRVAWMSDQKMRVVKEAAIAKLYGSEVYNRVADLAVQIHGGIGYMRDYPIERYYRDARITKIYEGTSQIQKNIIANELKRERR
- a CDS encoding thiolase family protein, which encodes MKNVVIVDGVRTAIGRMGGALKDVEVDILSEVVMREVLERTGIEGHEVDHVIWGHAKQSSDHPNLARLAALRAEIPVEVPGYTVHRQCASGLQAILNAVQEIMCGNAEIILAGGAESMSTAPYYLRHARYGFGAGNGEILDPNTESQPRAQPIEVYGNLTMGLTAENLADKYKISRTEQDEFALLSQEKAAAAISNGLFKEEIVPVKVKQRRESVIFDQDEHPRKTSLEKLNQLKAVFKDGGSVTAGNASGRNDGASAILVMSEEEALKRGLKPRLRFVSQGAAGVSPDIMGIGPVPSTVKALKQAGLSINDIDLIELNEAFAAQALAVIKELKINIERLNVNGGAIALGHPIGGTGAILMTKLMHEMERRGSRYGLVTLCIGGGQGLSAIVENARL
- a CDS encoding hydroxyacid dehydrogenase — its product is MKKPKILQILSMYHKEGERILAEGADIRKTNETDPEKLAKMVGDVDGIVLRAPARVTKEIIDAAPSLKVISGAGVGLDNIDVKYATQKSVMVLHAPSVNRVSTAEHAVMLIMALSKSLVPFHQAMTQGNYDSRMSLESHELKGKRVGIVGFGSIAKEVTKRLKYGFEMDVTVWVRQFNETKHGLARELGVDITTDIDHLFKTSDFISLHIPYSHETKRFIHKHHFQLMKKTAYLINTARGAIINHTDLFEALETGRIAGAGLDVFDPEPPPKDSPLLTLPNVILTPHVGGTTVESNYLTSTTVAKNVLKTLAGEKPDYIGNPEVLGKMEESNDEKV
- a CDS encoding tartrate dehydrogenase; this translates as MRKYKIALIPGDGIGVDVLREGTKVMDTICSLGGGVSIEYKEFDWSCEYYLKHGRMMPEDGLERLKDFDSIYLGAVGYPGVPDHVSLWGLLLPIRRHFQQYINIRPVKLLRGITSPLANRGPNDLNFMVIRENNEGEYSNIGGRMYENTPMDMAIQNSVFTKHGVERVLRYAFQLTQEMGKRHRLTAATKSNGINHTMPFWDEYVQKINKEYPDIQTDIVHIDALCAYFVSKPDSFDVVVASNLFGDILTDLGAAIVGGMGIAPSANINPEKNYPSMFEPVHGSAPDIAGKGIANPTAAIWCASMMLEHLGEVELAQEIMEALQIVLEEGKWVTPDLGGSGTTVEFGDAVCHALKELR